A DNA window from Labrus mixtus chromosome 4, fLabMix1.1, whole genome shotgun sequence contains the following coding sequences:
- the blm gene encoding recQ-like DNA helicase BLM isoform X1 — translation MTSLPQNNLKEQLARHSNAAQSKLSLAKPKTGAFSFKKKTSSGTTKVEIPTKVISTNPLANRNVNVPNSLVTKSTSTFSNKLDGSQTSKINNFFPASSKAKSDSINSSGLCAPASQAPSIVSTITKSKNQLISGTRGNTSSGNASLGFGIEDWDDFDDFETPNKAKNDSFSPGTSGKSNNPLPFLREEKSKFTVDLDSCAEKNGLSRREKSGFETDDHKHSVDKASLSPGPNLNKDPDEFEPQDSPIKMTRRHLPAPLTSVFSDSEEDNDVVTEPSKVTDEKKNWIDPMVIELNDNSESEDELDYIPPSPIPDDNSFSSFTPKTRSKSADVQSRDSLAHLKRPLTTRNEPTDQRSKDKTNDQLFSIMESICALVDSIPEHELIGLACGNELLLKRAQRKRILAIGGDSFLRMQQPDSTVVSEPRFKDKYFMSSSSFAPVDSKKPPQIGRSSLMSVDYDSDNSVSIINVKPVKSADSRVMYVDNESICDSPSTHSFTNPYFNLAEKTGTDLDGSDLFFSPKKPETVIQSKRNAPATITAAEDLEPDDFYNDDFDIDDFNDSDIPEYFEKPETLTSTIKEGGPSKSSFESKSTTPKSAPKPSKMCSPEPTYRNPAHDRFRGFNFPYSQEMMKIFHKRFGLHQFRFNQLEAINASLQGEDTFVLMPTGGGKSLCYQLPACLSQGVTVVISPLKSLIVDQVQKLTTLDIPAISLSGGKSDSEASRIYLQLSRKDPIIKLLYVTPEKVSASNKLISALQNLFERGLLARFVIDEAHCVSQWGHDFRPDYKRLHELRQKFPSVPMMALTATATPRVQKDILNQLNMTRPQVFTMSFNRTNLKYSVLPKKPKKVDEDCITWIKKHYPRDSGIVYCLSRKDCDAMAESLQRARILALSYHAGLSDGDREYVQSKWINQDGCQVICATIAFGMGIDKPDVRYVIHASLPKSVEGYYQESGRAGRDGEISHCILFYSYADVHRIKRIISMDREGDRHAKSTHFDNLHSMVHFCENLMECRRIQLLAYFGELKFNKGFCKEHPDVTCDNCCKPTQYKLRNVTEDVKKIARFVQDNCEKVGSRFGKTAQKNRLTLNMLVDIFIGSKSAKVQTGMFGMGGAYSRHNADRLFKKLVLDKLLEEDLYITNGGQAVSYISAGQKAMNVISGNMQVEFYETESASSIRKHKASVAQNVSQRDEKVQECLKELTDLCKQLGKAFSIHYYNIFSTATVKKIAEKLSSDPDVLLTIDGVTEDKLEKYGAEVIQVLQKYAEWQLPAEEPADNDGDGWIDTTRGRAAVDYDDDDTESSSYFHNQAQQGQKRKKAPFFKYSKKKKSYGNTSTNSKGRGYSSNKSWSSSSTRGGSKAAGRGSRSSAGDASASTGRRPGILSLPTPQSNQRPFLKPSFSHLG, via the exons ATGACAAGTCTTCCACAAAATAACTTGAAAGAACAGCTGGCAAGACACAGCAATGCTGCTCAAAGCAAGCTGTCTCTCGCTAAACCAAAGACGGG ggccttttcttttaaaaagaagaccTCGTCAGGTACCACCAAAGTTGAAATCCCAACCAAGGTAATCAGCACTAATCCTTTGGCAAACAGGAATGTCAATGTCCCTAACAGTTTGGTGACTAAATCTACTTCGACATTTTCTAACAAGCTTGACGGATCTCAAACGTCCAAAATCAACAACTTCTTCCCTGCAAGCTCCAAAGCCAAGTCAGACTCCATCAACTCATCCGGACTCTGTGCACCTGCAAGCCAGGCACCTTCAATAGTGTCCACTATTACTAAATCTAAAAACCAGTTAATTAGTGGCACACGAGGCAATACCTCAAGTGGAAATGCATCTCTTGGATTTGGAATAGAGGACTGGGATGATTTTGATGACTTTGAAACtccaaacaaagcaaaaaatgaCTCATTCAGCCCAGGAACGTCAGGAAAGAGCAATAATCCATTGCCATTTCTTCGTGAAGAAAAAAGCAAATTCACAGTGGATCTGGACAGTTGTGCAGAGAAGAATGGCCTTTCCAGAAGGGAAAAATCTGGTTTTGAAACGGATGACCATAAGCACAGTGTCGACAAAGCTTCACTTTCACCAGGACCTAATTTGAATAAGGACCCAGATGAGTTTGAACCTCAGGATTCTCCCATTAAAATGACCCGGAGAcatcttcctgctcctctcacGTCTGTCTTCAGTGATAGTGAAGAGGACAATGATGTTGTGACAGAGCCTTCTAAAGTTACAG ACGAGAAGAAAAACTGGATTGACCCGATGGTAATAGAGCTCAATGACAACTCGGAATCAGAAGATGAACTTGATTACATTCCCCCATCTCCGATCCCGGATGACaattctttctcttcttttacaCCTAAGACAAG GTCTAAATCAGCTGATGTGCAAAGCAGAGACAGTCTTGCGCACTTGAAAAGACCCCTGACAACCCGTAATGAACCCACTGATCAACGatcaaaagacaaaacaa ACGATCAACTCTTCAGTATCATGGAGTCCATCTGTGCTTTGGTTGATTCAATCCCCGAACATGAACTTATAGGTCTCGCTTGTGGAAATGAGCTTCTGTTGAAACGGGCTCAAAG GAAGAGGATTCTTGCAATTGGCGGGGACAGTTTTTTAAGGATGCAGCAGCCAGACAGCACTGTGGTTTCTGAACCCAgatttaaagacaaatattttatGTCCTCCAGCAGTTTTGCACCTGTGGATTCCAAGAAGCCTCCTCAGATCGGGAGGTCTTCATTAATGTCTGTGGACTACGACTCTGATAATTCTGTCAgtattataaatgtaaaaccTGTGAAGAGTGCTGACAGCAGGGTAATGTATGTCGACAATGAGAGTATCTGTGACTCTCCGTCAACCCACAGCTTCACAAATCCGTATTTTAATCTCGCTGAGAAAACGGGAACAGATTTGGACGGTTCAGATCTCTTTTTCTCACCCAAGAAGCCGGAGACTGTCATTCAGAGCAAACGTAATGCCCCGGCAACCATTACAGCAGCGGAAGACCTCGAGCCAGATGACTTTTACAATGATGACTTTGACATAGACGATTTTAATGACTCGGATATCCCTGAATATTTTGAAAAACCCGAAACCTTGACGTCAACCATAAAAGAGGGGGGACCAAGCAAGTCTTCCTTTGAGAGTAAATCTACTACACCTAAATCTGCACCCAAGCCTTCAAAGATGTGCTCCCCGG AACCAACCTACAGAAATCCGGCTCACGATCGCTTCAGGGGTTTTAACTTCCCCTACTCACAAGAAATGATGAAGATCTTTCACAAGCGTTTTGGTCTTCATCAATTCAGGTTCAATCAACTAGAAGCAATTAATGCGTCACTTCAGGGAGAAGACACGTTTGTGCTGATGCCCACAG GTGGTGGTAAGAGTCTGTGCTACcagctgcctgcctgcctgtcacAGGGAGTCACTGTGGTCATCTCCCCACTCAAATCACTCATAGTAGACCAGGTCCAGAAACTCACAACACTGGAT aTCCCAGCAATAAGTCTGTCTGGTGGTAAAAGTGACAGTGAAGCAAGCAGGATCTACTTGCAGCTCTCCAGGAAAGACCCAATCATTAAACTGCTCTATGTCACTCCTGAAAAG GTAAGTGCAAGTAACAAGCTGATCTCGGCCCTGCAGAATCTCTTCGAGCGAGGCCTACTAGCCCGGTTTGTCATCGATGAGGCCCATTGTGTCAGTCAG TGGGGCCATGATTTCCGACCGGACTACAAGAGGTTGCACGAACTGCGTCAGAAGTTCCCCAGCGTGCCCATGATGGCTCTGACAGCCACCGCCACCCCTCGAGTTCAGAAAGACATCCTGAACCAGCTGAACATGACCCGACCGCAGGT GTTCACCATGAGTTTCAACAGAACAAACCTGAAGTACTCCGTGCTGCCCAAGAAACCAAAGAAGGTAGACGAGGACTGCATCACTTGGATCAAGAAACACTATCCAC GCGACTCCGGCATTGTGTACTGCCTGTCCCGTAAGGACTGTGATGCTATGGCCGAGAGTCTGCAGCGAGCTCGGATATTAGCTTTGTCGTATCACGCAGGCCTGAGCGACGGTGACAGAGAGTACGTGCAGAGCAAGTGGATCAATCAGGACGGCTGCCAG GTCATCTGTGCCACCATAGCGTTTGGTATGGGCATTGATAAGCCTGACGTGCGCTATGTGATCCATGCTAGTCTGCCTAAGTCAGTGGAGGGTTACTATCAGGAGTCTGGACGAGCtggcagagatggagagatcTCTCACTGTATTCTCTTCTACTCATACGCGGACGTCCATCGCATCAAGAGGATTATCAGCA TGGACAGAGAGGGTGACCGACACGCCAAGTCAACCCACTTTGACAACCTACACAGCATGGTGCACTTCTGTGAGAACTTGATGGAGTGCAGAAGAATTCAGCTGCTCGCGTACTTTGGGGAGCTGAAATTTAACAAAGGTTTCTGTAAGGAGCACCCGGACGTCACGTGTGACAACTGCTGCAAACCCACC CAATACAAGCTGAGAAATGTGACCGAGGACGTGAAGAAGATTGCAAGGTTTGTCCAGGACAACTGTGAGAAAGTTGGATCGAGGTTTGGCAAGACGGCTCAGAAAAACCGACTGACCCTGAATATGTTGGTGGATATCTTCATAG GATCTAAATCTGCTAAGGTACAGACTGGAATGTTTGGGATGGGAGGAGCTTACTCCAGGCATAACGCTGACCGTCTCTTCAAAAAACTGGTTCTGGACAAACTCCTGGAGGAGGATCTCTACATCACCAATGGTGGCCAAGCTGTTTCTTATATCTCTGCTGGACAAAAAGCCATGAATGTCATTTCTGGAAACATGCAG GTGGAGTTCTATGAGACGGAGAGCGCATCCAGCATCAGGAAACATAAAGCCTCTGTTGCCCAGAACGTGTCACAGAGAGATGAGAAGGTTCAGGAGTGTCTGAAAGAGCTGACGGATCTGTGCAAGCAGCTGGGCAAAGCTTTCAGCATCCACTATTACAACATCTTCTCCACTGCGACTGTAAAAAAGATAGCCG AGAAACTTTCTTCTGATCCTGACGTCCTCCTAACTATTGACGGTGTGACAGAAGACAAACTTGAAAAGTATGGAGCTGAAGTCATTCAGGTCCTACAGAAATATGCGGAGTGGCAGCTGCCTG CAGAGGAACCGGCGGACAATGACGGAGACGGGTGGATAGACACAACACGGGGCCGCGCTGCTGTAGATTATGATGACGACGACACAGAGTCCTCCAGCTACTTCCATAATCAGGCCCAACAGggacaaaagaggaagaaagccCCCTTCTTCAAatattcaaagaagaaaaaatcatATGGCAACACGAGCACTAACTCTAAAGG TCGTGGCTACAGCAGCAATAAATCCTGGTCATCATCCAGCACCAGAGGTGGATCAAAAGCTGCAGGCCGGGGCTCCAGGAGCTCAGCGGGAGATGCATCAGCATCAACAGGCAGGAGACCGGGCATCCTGTCTCTCCCGACCCCTCAGTCCAACCAGAGACCCTTCTTGAAACCAAGCTTCTCACACTTGGGCTAG